The following proteins are co-located in the Brachybacterium sacelli genome:
- a CDS encoding DUF418 domain-containing protein — translation MASIPAVGSVPLTRRAGGPDFARGLALLGIALANTVGWLHGSQWTVLLKQQDAAGWDRAADVLIALTADNRGFPLFAMLFGYGLGILYRRSREHGERTGRFLMRMLRRHVVLLAIGVAHAILLFQGDILVSYALVGMLCVLLMTRHRAALPLAGVLALPALGVWGWADGIIGLSSGDGYAAAAADDYLSGLRLRTESAASEVATGLLTDIGLLAPMAIGALAARVRLFEEAAANHDVLVPLARWGLGIGLVGAVPLTAVLVVDPAHQILDSETVLGLLGLVHQYTGLLGGLGLAAAAALLAEHVRNREARPLAGVVHGIEALGAVSLSAYVGQSVVFHALFPPYTLDLGERSGIAGAAVIVVVTYLVMIPLAVALRRGEHRGPLEVVLRRLAGSSTPRRGTVPTSAARRAPGGRP, via the coding sequence ATGGCATCGATCCCGGCAGTCGGCTCCGTCCCGCTGACCCGCCGCGCGGGTGGACCCGACTTCGCACGCGGCCTCGCGCTGCTCGGCATCGCCCTGGCCAACACCGTCGGCTGGCTGCACGGCTCGCAGTGGACCGTGCTGCTGAAGCAGCAGGACGCCGCCGGGTGGGACCGGGCGGCCGACGTGCTGATCGCCTTGACGGCCGACAACCGCGGCTTCCCCCTGTTCGCGATGCTCTTCGGCTACGGCCTCGGCATCCTGTACCGCCGCTCCCGCGAGCACGGAGAGCGCACCGGCCGCTTCCTGATGCGCATGCTGCGACGTCACGTGGTGCTGCTGGCGATCGGGGTGGCTCACGCGATCCTGCTGTTCCAGGGAGACATCCTCGTCTCCTACGCCCTGGTGGGGATGCTCTGCGTGCTGCTGATGACCCGCCATCGCGCGGCGCTGCCGCTGGCGGGCGTGCTCGCCCTGCCTGCGCTGGGCGTGTGGGGCTGGGCCGACGGGATCATCGGTCTGTCCTCCGGGGACGGCTACGCGGCGGCCGCCGCCGATGACTACCTGAGCGGTCTGCGTCTGCGCACCGAGTCCGCGGCATCGGAGGTGGCCACCGGCCTGCTGACCGATATCGGACTGCTCGCCCCGATGGCGATCGGAGCGCTCGCGGCGCGGGTGCGCCTGTTCGAGGAGGCCGCCGCCAACCATGACGTGCTGGTGCCCCTGGCCCGCTGGGGGCTCGGGATCGGCCTCGTGGGCGCGGTGCCCCTGACCGCCGTGCTCGTCGTCGACCCCGCGCACCAGATCCTGGACTCCGAGACCGTCCTCGGCCTCCTCGGGCTCGTCCACCAGTACACGGGTCTCCTCGGCGGGCTCGGCCTCGCCGCGGCCGCGGCGCTGCTCGCCGAGCACGTCCGGAACCGGGAGGCACGACCGCTGGCCGGCGTGGTGCACGGCATCGAGGCCCTGGGGGCGGTCTCGCTGAGCGCCTACGTGGGACAGTCCGTCGTCTTCCACGCCCTGTTCCCGCCCTACACCCTGGACCTCGGCGAACGCTCCGGCATCGCAGGCGCAGCGGTGATCGTGGTGGTGACCTACCTGGTGATGATCCCGCTCGCCGTCGCCCTGCGTCGCGGCGAGCACCGCGGACCGCTCGAGGTGGTGCTGCGACGTCTGGCAGGCTCGAGCACGCCTCGCCGCGGGACCGTCCCGACCAGCGCGGCGCGCCGAGCACCCGGAGGCCGCCCGTGA
- a CDS encoding ribonuclease HI family protein: MTLTAAADGSALGNPGPAGWAWYIDETTWRAGGWPHGTNNMGELKAVLDLLEATAVDADQHLKILCDSQYVINSVTTWMPGWKRKGWRKKDGKPVLNVELLQAIDRALAGRSVEFEWVKGHSGHAMNEAADRRANAAATAYSKKQDPQVGPGYRAADGGSSTSSSTTPVTAPIPRGTDALPESPSAAGPSTRSSSAEPSSATAPTTPADDLFSLFDQPASTPVGCSTASEETVLAADAPGATDFEQVTAREQALLSDALRADAPSAAELLHPSFTEIGASGRTYDRDALLAHLAPVPGVRAEEFVAEEIAPGVVLLRYTTTRPRGTAARSSLWVREKGRWLLRHHQGTPTDGH; the protein is encoded by the coding sequence ATGACCCTCACTGCTGCTGCCGACGGCTCCGCCCTGGGCAATCCCGGTCCGGCCGGCTGGGCCTGGTACATCGACGAGACGACCTGGCGCGCCGGCGGCTGGCCCCACGGCACCAACAACATGGGCGAGCTGAAGGCGGTGCTGGACCTGCTGGAGGCGACCGCGGTCGATGCCGATCAGCACCTGAAGATCCTGTGCGACAGCCAGTACGTCATCAACTCGGTCACCACGTGGATGCCGGGATGGAAGCGCAAGGGCTGGCGCAAGAAGGACGGCAAGCCGGTGCTGAACGTCGAACTGCTGCAGGCGATCGACCGTGCTCTGGCGGGCCGCAGCGTCGAGTTCGAGTGGGTCAAGGGCCACTCCGGCCACGCCATGAACGAGGCTGCCGACCGGCGCGCCAATGCTGCGGCGACGGCCTACTCAAAGAAGCAGGACCCGCAGGTCGGCCCCGGATACCGGGCGGCCGACGGCGGCTCCTCGACCAGCTCGTCCACGACACCCGTCACCGCACCCATCCCCCGCGGCACCGACGCGCTGCCCGAGTCCCCGTCGGCAGCGGGCCCGTCGACCCGGTCCTCGTCGGCCGAGCCCTCATCGGCCACGGCGCCGACCACCCCCGCCGACGACCTCTTCAGCCTCTTCGACCAGCCGGCATCGACCCCGGTCGGCTGCTCCACGGCCTCCGAGGAGACCGTGCTGGCCGCCGATGCCCCCGGGGCGACAGACTTCGAGCAGGTCACCGCGCGCGAACAGGCACTTCTCTCCGACGCCCTGCGCGCCGACGCGCCCAGCGCCGCCGAGCTGCTGCACCCCTCCTTCACCGAGATCGGCGCGAGCGGGCGCACCTACGACCGCGACGCGCTCCTCGCCCACCTCGCGCCCGTCCCCGGCGTGCGGGCCGAGGAGTTCGTCGCCGAGGAGATCGCGCCCGGTGTGGTGTTGCTGCGGTACACGACGACAAGACCACGGGGCACCGCCGCCCGCAGTTCCCTGTGGGTGCGCGAGAAGGGCCGCTGGCTCCTGCGCCATCACCAGGGCACCCCGACCGACGGGCACTGA
- a CDS encoding DUF4031 domain-containing protein: MTVYADTPRWPRHGMLWGHLISDTSLAELHETAARADLPLRSFDLDHYDWPGTARERLVAAGVTFVGNRELTRALIGSGLRIPLVDRPAARVRRSAEHAAQLGLAEVPRDLIVGLLGHVDPLPAPGRARPGAFRMTRDDLSAPPRIEAHDESGRRAAIALLTQLDELARAAGAAGFTGQVLELGT; the protein is encoded by the coding sequence GTGACCGTCTACGCCGACACCCCGCGCTGGCCGCGCCACGGCATGCTCTGGGGTCACCTGATCTCCGACACCTCGCTCGCCGAGCTGCACGAGACCGCGGCACGCGCCGACCTCCCCCTGCGCTCCTTCGATCTCGACCACTACGACTGGCCCGGAACCGCTCGGGAACGGCTGGTCGCTGCCGGGGTCACATTCGTCGGCAACCGGGAGCTGACCCGGGCCCTGATCGGCTCCGGCCTGCGGATCCCGCTGGTCGACCGGCCCGCTGCCCGGGTTCGCCGCAGCGCCGAGCACGCGGCGCAGCTGGGTCTGGCCGAGGTGCCGCGGGATCTCATCGTCGGGCTGCTCGGTCACGTCGATCCGCTGCCGGCGCCGGGACGAGCTCGCCCCGGCGCCTTCCGCATGACCCGGGACGACCTCTCCGCCCCGCCGCGCATCGAGGCGCACGACGAGAGCGGACGCCGTGCCGCGATCGCGCTGCTGACGCAGTTGGACGAGCTCGCGCGGGCCGCGGGCGCTGCGGGCTTCACCGGCCAGGTCCTGGAGCTCGGCACCTGA
- a CDS encoding zinc-binding dehydrogenase produces MRAVRYDDFGEQPRLVEAPDPLCPPRGAVVTVHATGVCRSDWHAWQGHDESVQLPHIPGHEFAGVVEAVGEEVTRFVPGDRVTAPFILSCGRCAQCRAGAPQVCPDQQQPGFDLPGAWAEQVVVIEADHNLVALPEGIDMALAAGLGCRVGTAYHAVKVQAAVAAGETVAVFGCGGLGLAGVMVALAAGARVIAVDVSEQALAAAAQLGATALASGPDIVERVREMTGGGAHVTLDALGSAATARAALESLRPRGRHVQVGLLLGEDADPSLPMGRVIAQELQILGSHGLAVEEYRELLADVAEERLDLGSTVGCLLTLEELPAAMRAMDHPPTTAGMTVARLR; encoded by the coding sequence ATGAGAGCAGTCCGCTACGACGACTTCGGCGAGCAGCCCCGTCTGGTCGAGGCCCCCGACCCCCTGTGCCCGCCGCGCGGTGCGGTGGTGACCGTGCACGCGACCGGGGTGTGCCGCAGTGACTGGCATGCCTGGCAGGGGCACGACGAGTCCGTGCAGCTTCCCCATATCCCGGGCCACGAGTTCGCCGGTGTGGTCGAGGCCGTGGGCGAGGAGGTCACGCGCTTCGTGCCCGGGGACCGGGTGACCGCGCCGTTCATCCTCTCCTGCGGGCGCTGCGCGCAGTGCCGTGCCGGTGCGCCCCAGGTGTGTCCCGACCAGCAGCAGCCGGGATTCGACCTGCCCGGCGCCTGGGCCGAGCAGGTGGTGGTGATCGAGGCGGACCACAACCTCGTTGCGCTGCCCGAGGGGATCGACATGGCCCTCGCCGCCGGGCTCGGATGCCGTGTCGGTACCGCGTATCACGCCGTGAAGGTGCAGGCAGCGGTCGCGGCGGGGGAGACGGTCGCCGTGTTCGGCTGCGGCGGGCTCGGGCTGGCCGGCGTGATGGTCGCTCTCGCCGCCGGCGCCCGGGTGATCGCGGTCGACGTCTCCGAACAGGCGCTCGCCGCCGCCGCGCAGCTCGGCGCCACCGCCCTCGCCTCCGGCCCCGACATCGTCGAGCGGGTGCGCGAGATGACCGGAGGAGGTGCCCACGTCACGCTCGACGCGCTGGGATCCGCGGCGACGGCCCGCGCGGCCCTCGAGTCCCTGCGTCCCCGTGGCCGCCACGTGCAGGTGGGCCTGCTGCTGGGTGAGGATGCCGACCCCTCCCTGCCGATGGGCCGCGTGATCGCCCAGGAGCTGCAGATCCTCGGCAGCCACGGCCTCGCCGTCGAGGAGTATCGCGAGCTGCTGGCCGATGTCGCCGAAGAGCGGCTGGACCTCGGCTCCACCGTTGGCTGCCTGCTCACCCTCGAGGAGCTGCCGGCCGCGATGCGCGCCATGGACCACCCGCCCACCACCGCCGGGATGACCGTCGCACGCCTGCGATGA